A stretch of Ipomoea triloba cultivar NCNSP0323 chromosome 11, ASM357664v1 DNA encodes these proteins:
- the LOC115996747 gene encoding ribulose-phosphate 3-epimerase, chloroplastic — translation MATASSLGSSTLLQSQVNGFGGNLKRQIPNSNSLNLSRKGFRTVVKASSRVDKFSKSDIIVSPSILSANFSKLGEQVKAVEQAGCDWIHVDVMDGRFVPNITIGPLIVDSLRPVTDLPLDVHLMIVEPEQRVPDFIKAGADIVSVHCEQSSTIHLHRTLNQIKSLGAKAGVVLNPATPLTAIDYVLDVVDLVLIMSVNPGFGGQSFIESQVKKISDLRRMCAERGVNPWIEVDGGVGPNNAYKVIEAGANALVAGSAVFGAPDYAAAIKGIKTSKRPEAVAV, via the exons atgGCAACAGCTTCTTCTTTGGGCTCATCAACTCTCTTACAGTCCCAAGTTAATGGGTTTGGCGGGAATCTTAAGCGTCAGATTCCCAATTCCAATTCTCTCAATCTATCTAg GAAAGGATTTCGAACTGTGGTGAAGGCTAGCTCTCGAGTTGATAAGTTCTCGAAAAGTGACATCATAGTTTCTCCATCCATCCTTTCTGCAAATTTTTCAAAGCTAGGAGAGCAG GTGAAAGCGGTTGAGCAAGCTGGTTGTGATTGGATCCATGTTGATGTGATGGATGGACGATTTGTCCCGAACATAACCATTGGACCTCTTATAGTCGACTCCTTGCGCCCCGTTACCGACCTTCCATTGGATGTGCATCTG ATGATTGTAGAGCCCGAACAGAGAGTACCCGATTTTATAAAAGCTGGTGCTGATATTGTTAGTGTCCATTGCGAGCAATCTTCAACAATTCATCTGCACCGTACACTAAACCAA ATTAAGAGTTTGGGAGCTAAAGCTGGAGTGGTTCTCAACCCTGCAACCCCCTTAACTGCAATAGATTATGTTCTTGACG TTGTCGATCTGGTATTGATCATGTCAGTAAACCCTGGATTCGGTGGGCAGAGCTTTATCGAGAGCCAAGTCAAGAAAATCTCTGACTTGAGAAGGATGTGTGCCGAGAGG GGAGTGAACCCTTGGATCGAAGTAGACGGAGGGGTCGGTCCCAACAATGCTTACAAG GTGATCGAGGCCGGAGCCAATGCTTTAGTTGCTGGGTCAGCAGTGTTTGGAGCCCCGGATTACGCAGCAG CTATTAAAGGAATCAAAACGAGCAAAAGGCCCGAAGCGGTCGCTGTGTGA